In a single window of the Proteiniborus ethanoligenes genome:
- a CDS encoding purine-nucleoside phosphorylase, with translation MKNLLETINETSSYIKDKIDFIPQIGLILGSGLGTLANEIESPIILDYKDIPNFPVSTVEGHEGRLVLGELQGKKVIAMQGRFHYYEGYSMQEVTFPVRVMKALGVEILLVTNACGGMNKELYPGALMIIEDHINFTGDNPLIGHNYEELGPRFPDMSSAYDKVLIKLAEEVGHKLNIETKKGVYVAISGPYYFSRAELRMLRRIGGDTIGMSTVPEVIVARHTGLRVLGISCVTDMAIADEIVSISHEEVVKVANETRPKFIKLIKGIIDEVKL, from the coding sequence ATGAAGAATTTATTAGAAACTATAAATGAAACTAGTTCCTATATAAAAGATAAAATTGATTTTATTCCACAAATAGGGCTTATTTTAGGATCAGGCTTAGGAACGTTAGCAAACGAAATTGAAAGCCCTATAATACTTGACTATAAAGATATACCTAATTTCCCAGTTTCTACTGTGGAAGGGCACGAAGGAAGATTAGTATTAGGAGAACTTCAAGGGAAAAAAGTAATTGCAATGCAAGGAAGATTTCATTATTATGAGGGATATTCTATGCAAGAGGTTACTTTTCCTGTGAGAGTTATGAAAGCGCTTGGGGTTGAAATACTACTAGTAACAAATGCTTGTGGGGGAATGAACAAAGAATTATATCCTGGAGCATTGATGATAATAGAAGATCACATTAATTTTACTGGTGATAATCCACTTATTGGACATAATTATGAAGAATTAGGGCCTAGATTTCCAGATATGTCATCTGCATATGATAAGGTTTTAATTAAGCTAGCAGAAGAGGTAGGACACAAGCTTAATATTGAGACTAAAAAGGGAGTTTATGTTGCTATCAGTGGTCCATATTATTTTTCAAGAGCGGAGCTTAGAATGCTTAGAAGAATTGGTGGAGATACAATAGGTATGTCAACTGTTCCAGAAGTAATAGTTGCAAGACATACTGGTTTAAGAGTATTAGGGATATCATGTGTTACTGATATGGCCATTGCAGATGAAATTGTTTCCATAAGCCATGAAGAGGTTGTAAAGGTGGCAAACGAAACTAGACCTAAATTTATTAAACTAATAAAAGGTATAATTGATGAGGTGAAGTTGTAA